One Cyprinus carpio isolate SPL01 chromosome B25, ASM1834038v1, whole genome shotgun sequence genomic region harbors:
- the LOC109111489 gene encoding monocyte chemotactic protein 1B-like: MTASRFVIFSAVVVLLCAVSLSEGLRIGPQRCCFTFSTRPVPIKKVVEYSRTSQQCPKEAVLFKTVKGHYVCANPTDSWVKENIKIIDSRNVGSQGTL, translated from the exons ATGACCGCCTCTCGCTTCGTCATTTTCTCCGCAGTGGTGGTGCTTCTGTGCGCAGTTAGCCTCAGTGAAG GTTTGCGTATTGGACCACAAAGGTGCTGTTTTACCTTTTCAACCCGTCCTGTGCCAATCAAAAAAGTGGTTGAGTACAGCAGGACAAGCCAGCAGTGCCCCAAAGAAGCCGTGCT GTTCAAGACTGTGAAGGGTCATTACGTGTGTGCCAACCCCACTGACTCATGGGTAAAGGAGAACATCAAGATCATTGACAGCAGGAACGTCGGAAGCCAGGGGACCTTGTAA